In Phycisphaerae bacterium, the following proteins share a genomic window:
- the rpsP gene encoding 30S ribosomal protein S16, with protein sequence MSVKLRLKRFGRRNRPSYRINAMDIRSARDGRVIEELGFYDPLAKGEQPQFNVNRDRVEYWLSVGAQPSETVKGLLEKAGINAKAGAQPSAKSE encoded by the coding sequence GTGTCGGTAAAGTTGAGACTCAAGCGATTTGGACGCCGGAATCGGCCGTCGTACCGGATCAACGCAATGGACATCCGCTCGGCCCGCGACGGCCGGGTGATCGAGGAATTGGGCTTCTATGACCCGCTCGCCAAGGGCGAACAGCCGCAGTTCAACGTGAACCGCGACCGCGTCGAATATTGGCTCAGCGTCGGCGCCCAGCCCAGCGAGACGGTCAAAGGCCTCCTCGAAAAGGCCGGCATCAACGCCAAGGCCGGGGCCCAGCCGAGCGCCAAGAGCGAATAG
- the trmD gene encoding tRNA (guanosine(37)-N1)-methyltransferase TrmD: MRIDVLTLFPQQVDDFLNYSIIGRARQRGLVEIVCTDIRTYSGDKHGKVDDKPFGGGPGMVLRPQPVVEAVEAVEAADQRRGPRILMTPQGRRLDQPLVRDLAAHDRLIVVAGHYEGFDERVRLILAPTEISIGDYVLSGGEPAAVVLIDAVVRLLEGVVGDEESLAEESFTHSRLEYPQYTRPREYRGHQVPEVLISGHHAEIEKWRTDQAQKRTADRRPDLIQ, encoded by the coding sequence ATGCGCATCGACGTCTTGACGCTGTTTCCCCAGCAGGTCGACGATTTCCTCAACTACAGCATTATCGGACGTGCCCGGCAACGCGGCCTCGTCGAAATCGTCTGCACCGACATCCGGACCTACAGCGGAGACAAGCACGGCAAGGTCGATGACAAACCCTTCGGCGGCGGACCCGGAATGGTCCTCCGCCCCCAACCCGTCGTCGAAGCCGTCGAAGCCGTCGAAGCCGCCGACCAACGCCGCGGACCGCGAATCCTCATGACCCCGCAAGGCCGGCGACTCGATCAGCCGCTCGTCCGCGACCTCGCCGCCCACGACCGCCTGATCGTCGTGGCCGGCCACTACGAAGGTTTCGACGAACGAGTCCGCCTGATCCTCGCCCCGACCGAAATCTCCATCGGCGACTACGTCCTCTCCGGCGGTGAACCCGCAGCCGTCGTCCTGATCGACGCCGTCGTCCGACTCCTCGAAGGCGTCGTCGGCGATGAAGAATCCCTGGCTGAGGAATCCTTCACTCACAGCCGCCTCGAATACCCGCAATACACCCGCCCGCGCGAATACCGCGGCCACCAGGTCCCCGAAGTCCTCATCTCCGGCCACCACGCCGAAATCGAAAAATGGCGAACCGACCAAGCCCAAAAACGAACCGCCGACCGCCGCCCCGACCTGATCCAATGA
- the ffh gene encoding signal recognition particle protein, which yields MFEALTDKLNNVFRSISGRGRITEENVQDAMRQVRRALLEADVNLDVARKFCDRCVEKALGQEVIKSLHPGQLMIKICHDELVQLMGPVDTRIYYVSPGPTVILMAGLQGSGKTTSCAKLAKFVTSQGKRPAMVACDLQRPAAIEQLRVLGEQINVPVYLDQNNKNPVAVARAGVNFATRENRDVVIIDTAGRLHIDQEMMQQVADIAQATSPHQIYLVCDAMTGQDAVNSAKAFNERLELDGVILTKFDSDARGGAALSVKEVTGKPIKFIGVGEKLDRLEEFHPDRMANRILGMGDVVGLVEKAQKEFDGQEMAKMQEKMAKGAFSLDDFLVQLRGMKRMGSMKDVLKMIPGLGSQIPNMDVDDGELVRMEAIIQSMTPKERKKPETIDFTRRRRIANGSGTAPEDVSGLVKSFVQMRGMLKQMSGMGFMDRMRMGSQITQAGLMTGKIPKLKVQSPKSSAQLKAEKRKKRKRR from the coding sequence ATGTTTGAAGCACTGACCGACAAACTGAACAACGTCTTCCGCTCCATCTCCGGGCGGGGACGAATCACCGAAGAAAACGTCCAGGACGCCATGCGGCAGGTCCGTCGGGCCCTCCTCGAAGCCGACGTCAACCTCGACGTGGCCCGCAAGTTCTGCGACCGCTGCGTGGAAAAGGCGCTGGGACAAGAGGTTATAAAAAGCCTCCACCCCGGCCAGCTCATGATCAAAATCTGCCACGATGAGCTGGTCCAGCTCATGGGCCCGGTCGATACCCGCATCTACTACGTCAGCCCAGGCCCGACCGTCATCCTGATGGCCGGCCTCCAGGGCTCCGGTAAAACCACAAGCTGCGCCAAGCTGGCCAAATTCGTGACCTCCCAGGGCAAACGCCCCGCGATGGTCGCCTGCGACCTCCAGCGGCCAGCCGCCATCGAGCAGCTTCGCGTCCTCGGCGAGCAGATCAACGTCCCGGTCTACCTCGATCAGAACAACAAGAACCCCGTCGCCGTGGCCCGCGCCGGCGTCAATTTCGCCACCAGGGAAAACCGCGACGTCGTCATCATCGACACCGCCGGCCGCCTGCACATCGACCAGGAAATGATGCAGCAGGTCGCCGACATCGCCCAGGCGACCAGCCCCCACCAGATCTACCTGGTCTGCGACGCCATGACCGGCCAGGACGCCGTCAACTCAGCCAAGGCCTTCAACGAACGCCTCGAACTCGACGGCGTCATCCTCACCAAATTCGACTCCGACGCCCGCGGCGGCGCCGCCCTCTCCGTCAAGGAGGTCACCGGCAAGCCCATCAAGTTCATCGGCGTCGGCGAAAAACTCGACCGCCTCGAGGAATTCCACCCCGACCGCATGGCCAACCGAATCCTCGGCATGGGCGACGTGGTCGGACTCGTCGAAAAGGCCCAGAAAGAGTTCGACGGACAGGAAATGGCCAAAATGCAGGAGAAAATGGCCAAAGGGGCCTTCTCCCTCGACGATTTCCTGGTCCAGCTCCGCGGCATGAAGCGGATGGGCTCCATGAAAGACGTCCTCAAGATGATCCCCGGCCTCGGTTCCCAGATCCCCAACATGGACGTCGACGACGGCGAACTGGTCCGGATGGAGGCCATCATCCAGTCCATGACCCCCAAAGAGCGCAAAAAGCCCGAAACCATCGATTTTACCCGCCGCCGCCGCATCGCCAACGGCTCCGGAACCGCCCCGGAAGACGTCTCCGGCCTCGTCAAGAGCTTCGTCCAGATGCGGGGAATGCTAAAACAGATGTCCGGTATGGGCTTCATGGACCGCATGCGGATGGGCTCCCAGATCACCCAGGCCGGACTTATGACTGGAAAAATACCCAAGCTGAAGGTACAATCACCCAAATCGTCGGCTCAGCTCAAGGCTGAGAAACGTAAGAAACGAAAGCGGCGATAA
- a CDS encoding argininosuccinate synthase, producing the protein MADNVKKVVLAYSGGLDTSVILPWIKEHYGCRMVAFVADIGQGKDELKGIVGKAKRSGADEVVIRNLQETFVTDYLWPMLKGGAVYEHKYLLGTSIARPLIAAEQVRVAHETGADAVAHGATGKGNDQVRFELTFMALDPKLTIIAPWKDPRFELTSREAALEYAQKRNIPVTASRKSIYSRDRNLWHISHEGADLENPWNEPQDNLWVMSVAKSKAPAKPAYVVVDFKEGVPVGLNGKAMEPVKIVETLNRLGGQHAVGQTHLVENRLVGMKSRGAYETPGGAILVEAFRGLEALTLDRETMHYKQQLSLKYAEMIYYGQWFTPLRESLDAFFDRTGRYMTGSVRVKLFKGTCETAGAKSPYSLYSEKLASFTMGAEYNPTDAIGFIRLFGLPMRVQSAVQKQGKRPAGGKSGKKR; encoded by the coding sequence ATGGCTGACAATGTCAAGAAGGTGGTCCTGGCGTACAGCGGCGGGCTGGATACGTCGGTTATTCTTCCGTGGATCAAGGAGCACTACGGCTGCCGGATGGTGGCGTTTGTGGCGGACATCGGGCAGGGCAAGGATGAGCTCAAGGGCATCGTTGGCAAGGCCAAACGGTCGGGCGCCGACGAGGTGGTGATTCGGAATCTGCAGGAGACGTTCGTCACCGATTACCTGTGGCCGATGCTCAAGGGCGGGGCGGTGTACGAGCACAAGTATCTGCTGGGCACGTCGATTGCGCGGCCGCTGATCGCGGCGGAGCAGGTGCGGGTGGCGCACGAGACGGGGGCTGACGCGGTGGCCCACGGCGCGACGGGCAAGGGCAACGACCAGGTGCGTTTCGAGCTGACGTTCATGGCGTTGGACCCGAAGCTGACGATTATCGCGCCGTGGAAGGATCCGCGGTTCGAGCTGACCAGCCGCGAGGCGGCGCTGGAGTACGCCCAGAAGCGCAACATCCCGGTGACCGCCAGCCGCAAGAGCATTTATTCGCGGGACCGGAATCTGTGGCACATCAGCCACGAGGGGGCGGACCTGGAGAACCCGTGGAACGAGCCGCAGGACAACCTGTGGGTGATGAGCGTGGCGAAGTCGAAGGCTCCGGCCAAGCCGGCGTACGTGGTGGTGGATTTCAAGGAAGGCGTGCCGGTCGGTTTGAACGGCAAGGCGATGGAGCCGGTGAAGATCGTCGAGACGCTCAATCGCCTGGGCGGCCAGCACGCGGTGGGGCAGACGCACCTGGTGGAGAACCGGCTGGTGGGGATGAAGTCGCGCGGGGCGTATGAGACGCCGGGCGGAGCGATTTTGGTGGAGGCGTTCCGCGGCTTGGAGGCGTTGACGCTGGACCGCGAGACGATGCACTACAAGCAGCAGCTTTCGCTGAAGTACGCGGAGATGATTTATTACGGTCAGTGGTTCACGCCGCTGCGGGAGTCGCTGGACGCGTTCTTCGACCGGACGGGGCGGTACATGACGGGTTCGGTGCGGGTGAAGCTGTTTAAGGGGACGTGCGAGACGGCTGGGGCGAAGAGCCCGTATTCGCTGTACTCGGAGAAGCTGGCGAGTTTTACGATGGGGGCGGAGTACAATCCGACGGACGCGATCGGGTTTATCCGGCTGTTCGGGCTGCCGATGCGGGTGCAGTCGGCGGTGCAGAAGCAGGGCAAGCGTCCGGCGGGCGGCAAGTCCGGCAAGAAACGGTAG
- a CDS encoding AsmA family protein produces MKKSKVLRISLIVLIVLVVLVAAVWLAIDSIAKTGVERGAQYALQTPTELDSMNVSLLRGQVVMNGLTIRNPEGFKSDHLMQSGTFDVEVAPGSLLSDTIEVKHFELDGLDLIIERQLTGTNVSKILDNLKRFGKEDQPDEPAEDEPAEGKQIRVDRIVVRNVAAHFVLTATADKAPPVTVKVPELVIEDIGSGDSGAVTVAELVAKVVPAILAGVLKEAKGVVPDDMLGNLDTQVAETAKAVQGAAGALIEKGGEGVGKAVEKVGELLGGDKKKEE; encoded by the coding sequence ATGAAAAAGTCCAAAGTCCTGCGAATCTCGCTCATCGTCCTGATCGTCCTGGTCGTGCTCGTCGCCGCGGTCTGGCTCGCCATCGACTCGATCGCCAAGACCGGCGTCGAACGCGGAGCCCAATACGCCCTCCAGACGCCCACCGAACTCGACTCCATGAATGTCAGCCTGCTCCGCGGACAGGTCGTCATGAACGGCCTGACCATCCGCAATCCCGAAGGCTTCAAAAGCGACCACCTCATGCAGTCCGGAACCTTCGACGTCGAAGTCGCCCCCGGAAGCCTCCTCTCCGACACCATCGAGGTCAAACACTTCGAACTCGACGGCCTCGACCTGATCATCGAACGGCAACTGACCGGCACCAACGTCTCGAAAATTCTCGACAACCTCAAGCGCTTCGGCAAGGAAGATCAGCCGGACGAACCGGCTGAGGATGAGCCAGCCGAAGGCAAACAAATCCGCGTCGACCGCATCGTCGTTCGCAACGTCGCCGCCCATTTCGTCCTCACCGCCACCGCCGACAAGGCCCCGCCGGTCACCGTCAAAGTCCCCGAACTGGTCATCGAGGACATCGGCAGCGGCGATTCCGGCGCCGTCACCGTGGCCGAACTGGTGGCCAAGGTCGTCCCCGCCATCCTCGCCGGCGTCCTCAAGGAGGCCAAGGGCGTCGTCCCCGATGACATGCTCGGAAACCTCGACACCCAGGTCGCCGAAACCGCCAAAGCCGTCCAGGGTGCTGCCGGTGCCCTGATCGAAAAGGGCGGCGAAGGCGTCGGCAAAGCCGTCGAAAAGGTCGGCGAACTCCTCGGCGGCGACAAAAAGAAAGAAGAATAA